One window from the genome of Candidatus Didemnitutus sp. encodes:
- a CDS encoding FmdB family transcriptional regulator: MPIYEYYSPDTNRIYSFFAKTLAQGKLTPRCPDNPRARMVKLVSNFAVGGNRKEPSAPAAPAAGDPAEDARIEAAMGAMEREFGGVDENDPRAMARMMRRMAELSGEKLDEPMEEAVRKLEEGADPDSLEEQMGDAFAGEGGTEDGMPADAGKKPEPQEGRAKFKVRRPPPTRDPKLHDYD, translated from the coding sequence ATGCCAATCTACGAGTATTACAGTCCCGACACGAATCGCATCTACTCGTTCTTCGCGAAGACGCTCGCGCAGGGGAAACTCACGCCGCGCTGCCCGGACAATCCGAGGGCGCGCATGGTTAAGCTCGTCTCGAACTTCGCTGTCGGCGGCAACCGCAAGGAGCCGTCTGCGCCGGCCGCGCCTGCGGCGGGTGATCCGGCCGAGGATGCGCGCATAGAAGCGGCGATGGGAGCGATGGAGCGCGAGTTCGGCGGCGTCGACGAAAACGACCCGCGTGCCATGGCGCGCATGATGCGGCGCATGGCGGAGCTCAGCGGCGAGAAACTCGACGAGCCGATGGAGGAAGCCGTGCGCAAACTCGAAGAGGGCGCCGATCCCGATTCGCTGGAGGAGCAGATGGGCGACGCGTTCGCGGGCGAGGGCGGGACGGAGGACGGCATGCCGGCGGATGCGGGGAAGAAGCCGGAACCGCAAGAAGGCAGGGCGAAGTTCAAGGTCCGTCGCCCTCCGCCCACGCGCGACCCGAAGCTTCACGACTACGATTGA
- a CDS encoding hemerythrin family protein produces the protein MLAWSEQFATGVPLVDTQHKMLIEKINQMEQLLVGPPPPKAKCDELLNFLGSYVGTHFKFEEGCMEKAHCPAHEKNKAAHAAFLDLFAKYKSRYAVEGPKPELLKSLHGAAADWIKNHILSIDIQLKACAKH, from the coding sequence ATGCTCGCTTGGAGCGAACAATTCGCCACCGGCGTGCCCCTCGTGGACACGCAACACAAAATGCTGATCGAAAAGATCAATCAGATGGAACAACTTCTCGTTGGTCCGCCGCCACCGAAAGCGAAGTGCGACGAGTTGTTGAACTTCCTCGGTTCCTACGTCGGCACGCATTTCAAATTCGAGGAAGGCTGCATGGAGAAGGCACATTGTCCGGCCCATGAAAAGAACAAGGCCGCGCACGCGGCGTTCCTGGATCTCTTCGCGAAATACAAGTCGCGCTACGCCGTTGAAGGACCAAAGCCGGAGCTGCTGAAAAGCCTGCACGGTGCGGCGGCGGACTGGATCAAGAATCACATTCTCTCGATCGATATTCAGCTCAAGGCCTGCGCGAAACACTGA
- the uvrA gene encoding excinuclease ABC subunit UvrA, whose translation MDAAAHIHIKGAREHNLRNLELRIPRGKLVVVTGPSGSGKSSLAFDTLYAEGYRKYMESLSAQARQILEQLKKPDVDFIHGLSPVLAIEQRTGSGSPRSTVATVTEVADYARLLWSLCGEQRCPKDGGRVVKRSLDDCIDQLFRDAPAERALILAPFMKAKPAVLRDELPRLRQRGFQRVRIAGEVKSLEETKLIPTGAAEIVVEVVLDRIVLNADQRSRVADSLELAFREGQSRALVLVQRTADAPWREIPLSQNLACEVCGDVFEPLTPRHFSFNNKEGACPDCGGIGRQLTFSDELVIPDPEKSVREGAIKPWRIGGKNLIIKHNALLKQLAEQLPFDPDVPWKKLPAETRDLILHGAGERLFSFKLRRMREPKAMAFLGVVADLMESFRETDSDGFRARLTTFMVSGECPTCHGSRLNPRSAAVRLAGVAYPEFSAMDINHALAFLRDVPAKLGSIEAVAEVIEGVEQRLHFLQETGLGYLTLDREYSTLSGGESQRVRLATQLGMGLVGVIYVLDEPSIGLHARDNQKLLATLRDLRDRGNTVVVVEHDEDTMRIADQLIELGPGAGREGGEILFQGTPADCARLPASASRTGPYLARKLGVAKDAKTLAPDGRWLTVRGASEHNLKNVDAAFPVGLLTCVTGVSGSGKSSLVNDILAAATARKLNGAKTLPGKHKGLAGLEHFEKTVQVDQEPIGRSPRSNPASYVGLLDLLRDLFAQIPLAKVRGYKASRFSFNVRGGRCERCQGDGQIRLDMQFMADAFAPCPSCAGRRFNRETLEVRYHGKNIADVLDLTVREAMELFRAIPRISEKLATLDAVGLGYLSLGQSATTLSGGEAQRIKLSLELSKREQGRTLYILDEPTTGLHWTDIQRLMDLLFKLRDAGNTVVIIEHNLDVIHLADWLIDLGPGGGPEGGEIVYAGPGAGIEKELRSLTGEALRVWRGAK comes from the coding sequence ATGGACGCCGCCGCGCATATCCACATCAAGGGAGCCCGAGAGCACAATCTCCGGAATCTCGAGCTGCGCATCCCGCGGGGAAAACTCGTCGTGGTCACCGGACCGAGCGGTTCCGGAAAAAGCTCCCTCGCGTTCGATACGCTCTACGCCGAGGGCTACCGGAAATACATGGAGAGCCTGTCCGCGCAGGCGCGCCAGATTCTCGAGCAACTGAAGAAACCCGACGTCGACTTCATCCACGGTCTCTCGCCGGTCCTCGCCATCGAGCAGCGCACCGGCTCGGGGTCGCCGCGCAGCACGGTCGCCACCGTCACCGAAGTCGCCGACTACGCGCGCCTGCTCTGGTCGCTCTGCGGCGAGCAACGCTGCCCGAAGGATGGCGGCCGCGTGGTGAAGCGCTCGCTCGACGACTGCATCGATCAACTCTTCCGCGACGCGCCGGCCGAGCGCGCGCTCATCCTCGCGCCGTTCATGAAGGCGAAACCCGCGGTGCTGCGCGACGAGTTGCCGCGGCTGCGGCAACGGGGTTTCCAGCGCGTGCGCATCGCGGGCGAGGTGAAGTCCCTCGAGGAAACCAAACTCATCCCCACTGGCGCCGCCGAAATCGTCGTCGAGGTCGTGCTCGACCGCATCGTGCTCAACGCCGACCAACGCAGCCGCGTGGCCGACTCGCTCGAACTCGCCTTCCGCGAGGGCCAGAGCCGCGCGCTCGTGCTCGTGCAGAGGACCGCCGATGCGCCGTGGCGAGAAATTCCGCTCAGCCAGAACCTCGCGTGCGAGGTCTGCGGCGACGTCTTCGAGCCGCTCACGCCGCGCCATTTCTCCTTCAACAACAAGGAGGGCGCATGCCCCGACTGCGGCGGCATCGGCCGGCAACTCACGTTCAGCGACGAGCTCGTCATTCCCGATCCGGAGAAGTCCGTGCGCGAAGGCGCGATCAAGCCGTGGCGCATCGGCGGAAAAAATCTCATCATCAAACACAACGCGCTGCTCAAGCAGCTCGCAGAGCAACTGCCCTTCGACCCGGACGTGCCGTGGAAGAAGCTCCCCGCGGAGACGCGCGACCTGATTTTGCACGGAGCGGGGGAGCGGCTCTTCAGCTTCAAGCTTCGCCGCATGCGCGAGCCGAAGGCGATGGCGTTCCTCGGTGTCGTCGCGGACTTGATGGAGAGTTTTCGCGAGACCGACAGCGACGGCTTCCGTGCCCGGCTCACGACTTTCATGGTGAGCGGCGAGTGTCCGACGTGCCATGGCTCGCGCCTCAATCCCCGCAGCGCCGCCGTGCGTCTCGCCGGCGTGGCGTATCCGGAATTCAGCGCGATGGATATCAATCATGCGCTGGCGTTCCTCCGCGATGTGCCGGCGAAACTCGGCTCGATCGAGGCCGTCGCCGAAGTGATCGAAGGCGTCGAGCAACGACTGCATTTCCTTCAGGAAACCGGTCTCGGCTATCTCACGCTCGATCGCGAATACAGCACGCTCTCCGGTGGCGAATCTCAGCGCGTCCGCCTCGCCACGCAGCTCGGCATGGGACTCGTCGGCGTCATCTACGTCCTCGATGAGCCAAGCATCGGCCTGCACGCGCGCGACAACCAGAAGCTTCTCGCCACGCTCCGCGACCTGCGCGATCGCGGCAACACGGTCGTCGTCGTCGAGCACGACGAGGACACGATGCGCATCGCCGATCAGCTCATCGAACTCGGCCCCGGCGCCGGCCGCGAGGGTGGCGAGATTCTGTTCCAAGGCACGCCCGCCGACTGCGCGCGGTTGCCCGCTTCCGCTTCGCGCACCGGCCCGTATCTCGCGCGCAAGTTGGGTGTCGCGAAAGACGCCAAGACCCTCGCGCCCGACGGCCGTTGGCTCACCGTGCGCGGCGCGTCCGAGCACAACCTGAAGAACGTCGACGCCGCGTTTCCCGTCGGCTTGCTCACGTGCGTCACGGGCGTTTCCGGCTCCGGCAAGAGCTCGCTCGTGAACGACATCCTCGCCGCCGCCACGGCGCGAAAGCTGAACGGCGCGAAGACGCTCCCCGGAAAACACAAGGGCCTCGCCGGCCTCGAACACTTCGAGAAGACCGTGCAAGTCGACCAGGAGCCCATCGGCCGCAGCCCGCGCTCGAATCCCGCGAGCTACGTCGGGTTGCTCGATCTGCTGCGCGATCTCTTTGCGCAAATCCCGTTGGCTAAAGTTCGCGGCTACAAGGCCAGCCGTTTCTCGTTCAATGTCCGCGGCGGCCGCTGCGAGCGTTGTCAGGGCGACGGGCAGATCCGTCTCGACATGCAGTTCATGGCCGACGCGTTCGCGCCGTGCCCGAGCTGCGCCGGCCGGCGCTTCAACCGCGAGACGCTCGAGGTGCGCTACCACGGCAAGAACATCGCCGACGTCCTCGATCTCACCGTGCGCGAGGCGATGGAGCTGTTCCGCGCCATCCCGCGCATCAGCGAGAAACTCGCGACGCTCGATGCGGTCGGCCTCGGCTATCTTTCGCTCGGTCAGTCCGCCACGACGCTTTCGGGCGGCGAGGCGCAGCGGATCAAGCTCTCCCTCGAACTGAGCAAACGCGAGCAAGGCCGCACGCTCTACATCCTCGACGAGCCCACGACCGGCCTGCATTGGACGGACATCCAGCGGTTGATGGACTTACTCTTCAAGCTGCGCGACGCCGGCAACACCGTCGTAATCATCGAGCACAACCTCGATGTGATTCACCTCGCCGACTGGCTGATCGATCTCGGACCCGGCGGCGGTCCCGAGGGCGGCGAGATCGTCTACGCCGGCCCGGGCGCCGGCATCGAGAAGGAATTGCGCTCGCTCACCGGCGAGGCGCTCCGCGTCTGGCGCGGGGCAAAATAG
- a CDS encoding DNA polymerase IV: protein MRAIRSTSASQSSTAANWSSSRRRSIRTRSPSWCSATRPSRSRRSHPGTRNCFEWCAVHRDWPTSIFRLRHATQAFFCTARCCAVVNLPKTVGVPSDAPNHPTKPALPTIVHLDADAFFVSCELALRPDLRGKKTAVGGRERGIISSASYEARAAGVYTPMPTKLALRVCPDLILLPHTSGLYGKKSRAMFDLCETLTPIVQRNSIDEGYLDLGMCGFKTVAETETRVRALQQRIWDEHQIPTSFGIAANKLVAAIASKARKPRGFTVVLPGQEAEFLAPLSVGVLPGIGKKTEERLKAVGLKLVRDILALSEREVEETFGNFSAEIVRMARGEDDRVVHVDHEDAKSYSQQETFGEDIWDFAEIERIAKRMIDDLMPSVRGDGKRARTLTVKVRYPGMEDSSCGRSLAVATDLEAPFYPLVGPLLKAAWTKRRPLRLVSVRFSGIEEPAAQLEMFAQADEKKRRLAAVLDKMNTGKKPTVQRGHQLGDR, encoded by the coding sequence ATGAGGGCGATCCGATCGACATCTGCATCGCAGTCGTCAACCGCCGCGAATTGGTCGTCGTCTCGACGACGGTCGATCCGGACACGCTCACCGAGCTGGTGCAGCGCCACACGCCCGAGCAGATCAAGAAGATCGCATCCCGGCACCAGAAACTGCTTTGAGTGGTGCGCAGTCCACAGGGACTGGCCAACCTCGATTTTCCGCCTGCGTCATGCAACGCAGGCGTTTTTTTGCACCGCGCGGTGTTGCGCGGTGGTAAATCTCCCGAAAACTGTCGGCGTGCCCAGCGACGCGCCGAATCACCCGACGAAGCCGGCCCTGCCGACCATCGTGCATCTGGATGCCGACGCATTCTTCGTGTCGTGCGAACTGGCGCTGCGGCCGGATCTGCGCGGCAAGAAGACCGCGGTGGGCGGACGCGAGCGCGGCATCATTTCCTCGGCCAGCTACGAAGCGCGCGCGGCGGGTGTCTACACGCCGATGCCGACGAAGCTCGCCCTGCGCGTCTGTCCGGATCTGATTTTGCTCCCGCACACTTCCGGCCTCTACGGCAAGAAGTCGCGCGCGATGTTCGACCTATGCGAAACGCTCACGCCGATCGTGCAGCGCAATTCGATCGACGAAGGCTACCTCGATCTCGGCATGTGCGGCTTCAAGACCGTCGCGGAGACCGAGACGCGCGTCCGGGCGTTGCAGCAGCGGATATGGGACGAACACCAAATCCCCACGTCGTTCGGCATCGCGGCGAACAAACTCGTCGCGGCCATCGCCAGCAAGGCGCGCAAGCCGCGCGGCTTCACGGTCGTATTGCCGGGACAGGAAGCGGAGTTCCTTGCGCCGCTTTCCGTGGGCGTCCTGCCGGGCATCGGCAAAAAAACCGAGGAGCGGTTGAAGGCCGTCGGACTCAAACTCGTGCGCGACATCCTCGCGTTGAGCGAGCGGGAGGTGGAGGAGACGTTCGGCAATTTTTCCGCCGAGATCGTGCGCATGGCGCGCGGCGAGGACGACCGGGTGGTGCACGTCGACCACGAGGACGCGAAGTCGTATTCGCAGCAGGAGACGTTCGGCGAGGACATCTGGGACTTTGCCGAGATCGAACGCATCGCGAAGCGCATGATCGACGATCTCATGCCGTCCGTGCGCGGCGACGGAAAGCGGGCGCGGACCCTGACCGTGAAAGTGCGCTATCCAGGCATGGAGGACAGCTCGTGCGGCCGCAGTTTGGCGGTAGCCACCGATCTCGAGGCCCCGTTCTATCCGCTGGTCGGCCCGTTGCTGAAAGCGGCGTGGACCAAGCGCCGCCCGCTGCGGCTGGTCAGCGTGCGCTTTTCCGGCATCGAGGAACCGGCCGCACAGCTGGAAATGTTCGCGCAAGCCGACGAAAAGAAACGCCGGCTCGCCGCCGTGTTGGATAAAATGAACACCGGCAAGAAACCCACCGTGCAACGCGGCCACCAACTCGGCGACCGGTGA
- a CDS encoding DUF4252 domain-containing protein, translating into MKSSLRSLLAAATVSLALTATAAFAADEDSGFVDIGQLLPSAKGQFVEVNLSPAMLKFAARIAKHQDADAADIVGDIQRIRVNVVGLDDANRAANVEKIEAVRAKLEKAGWHRMVTVREENKGDDVAIFAKLKGEDVIEGLVVTVIDHKGEAVFVNVVGSINADKIGALAEKYDIEPLRHIKLNAKVKAKA; encoded by the coding sequence ATGAAATCCTCGCTCCGCTCCCTCCTCGCCGCCGCGACCGTGTCGCTGGCGCTCACTGCCACCGCTGCGTTCGCCGCGGATGAAGATTCCGGCTTCGTCGACATCGGCCAGCTCCTTCCGTCCGCCAAGGGCCAGTTCGTCGAGGTAAACCTTTCGCCCGCGATGCTGAAATTCGCCGCGCGCATCGCCAAGCATCAGGACGCCGACGCCGCCGACATCGTCGGCGACATCCAACGCATCCGCGTCAACGTCGTCGGCCTCGACGACGCCAACCGCGCTGCCAATGTCGAAAAGATCGAGGCCGTCCGCGCCAAGCTCGAGAAAGCCGGCTGGCACCGCATGGTCACCGTCCGCGAGGAGAACAAGGGCGACGATGTCGCCATCTTCGCCAAGCTGAAAGGCGAGGACGTCATCGAAGGCCTCGTCGTCACCGTCATCGACCACAAAGGCGAGGCGGTCTTCGTGAACGTCGTCGGCAGCATCAACGCCGACAAGATCGGCGCGCTCGCCGAGAAATACGACATCGAGCCCCTGCGTCACATCAAGTTGAACGCGAAGGTCAAGGCGAAGGCCTGA
- a CDS encoding inositol monophosphatase encodes MSSAIDSRIEAAKAAVLAETGRLHAEFGRTKAQIKYDGTRVTPVDIAISESIQAAIAKQFPEDQFFSEELAVTDQPVPVTSRYCWVLDPIDGTNNYANGIIYVSISLALLENGEPIYGVIYDMARRTLMHGGRGRGVWDDGKPARVAPEAPHGHSLIGFHSPVEKSYAAEGKRIIEAFKIRGLGSSALHLAYCATGHLDGVVEHNNRLWDIAAAAAMIEEGGGQLDYLTPTPFPLKEFWLKSPRVQYLAGNAAMVAKLHETLGR; translated from the coding sequence ATGTCTTCCGCCATCGACTCACGCATCGAAGCAGCCAAGGCCGCCGTGCTCGCCGAAACCGGGCGCCTCCATGCCGAATTCGGCCGCACGAAGGCGCAGATCAAATACGACGGCACGCGCGTGACGCCGGTCGACATCGCCATCTCGGAGTCGATCCAGGCGGCGATCGCCAAGCAGTTTCCGGAAGACCAGTTTTTCAGCGAGGAACTGGCGGTCACGGACCAGCCGGTGCCAGTGACATCGCGTTACTGCTGGGTGCTCGACCCAATCGACGGGACGAACAACTACGCGAACGGCATCATCTATGTCTCCATCTCGCTCGCGTTGCTGGAAAACGGTGAGCCCATCTACGGCGTCATCTACGACATGGCGCGCCGGACGTTGATGCACGGCGGTCGCGGTCGCGGCGTGTGGGACGACGGCAAGCCCGCGCGCGTGGCGCCCGAGGCGCCGCACGGACACAGCCTCATCGGCTTCCATTCCCCGGTGGAGAAAAGCTACGCCGCCGAGGGCAAGCGCATCATCGAAGCCTTCAAGATCCGCGGCCTCGGCAGCAGCGCGCTGCACCTGGCCTATTGCGCGACCGGCCATCTCGACGGGGTGGTGGAGCACAACAACCGGCTCTGGGACATCGCCGCCGCGGCCGCGATGATCGAGGAGGGTGGCGGTCAGCTCGACTACCTCACGCCGACGCCGTTCCCATTAAAAGAATTCTGGCTCAAGAGCCCGCGCGTCCAATACCTCGCCGGCAACGCGGCGATGGTGGCGAAGCTGCACGAGACACTCGGCCGATAA